The following are from one region of the Prionailurus bengalensis isolate Pbe53 chromosome A2, Fcat_Pben_1.1_paternal_pri, whole genome shotgun sequence genome:
- the CASP2 gene encoding caspase-2 isoform X2 translates to MAAPSAASRPCLHRKEVMAADRGRRILGVCGMHPDHQEALKKNRVVLAKQLLLSELLEHLLEKDIITLEMREHIQAKVGSFSQNVELLNLLPKRGPQAFNAFCVALRETKQGHLEDLLLTTLSDLQHAIPPLSCDNDWSLPFPMCESCPPHKQLRLSPDAVEHSLDNGDGPPCLQVKPCTPEFYQTHYQLEMQEKLQNFAQLPAHRVTDSCIVALLSHGVEGGIYGVDGKLLQLQEVFRLFDNASCPNLQNKPKMFFIQACRGDETDRGVDQQDGKNRAGSSECEESDDSKEMLKTRLPTRSDMICGYACLRGTAAMRNTKRGSWYIEALTQVFSERACDTHVADMLVTVNALIKEREGYAPGTEFHRCKEMSEYCSTLCRHLYLFPGHPPT, encoded by the exons ATGGCGGCGCCGAGCGCGGCCTCCCGGCCCTGTCTGCACCGAAAGGAGGTAATGGCCGCTGACAGAGGGCGCag GATACTGGGAGTGTGTGGCATGCATCCTGACCATCAGGAAGCACTAAAAAAGAACCGAGTGGTACTGGCCAAACAACTTTTGCTGAGTGAACTGTTAGAACACCTCCTAGAGAAGGACATCATCACCTTGGAAATGAGGGAGCACATTCAG gcCAAAGTGGGCAGTTTCAGCCAAAATGTGGAACTTCTCAACTTGCTGCCGAAGAGGGGTCCCCAGGCTTTTAATGCCTTCTGTGTGGCCCTGAGGGAGACCAAGCAGGGTCATCTGGAGGATCTGTTGCTCACTACCCTCTCTGATCTTCAGCATGCAATCCCACCG TTGAGCTGTGACAACGACTGGAGTCTCCCCTTCCCGATGTGTGAGTCCTGTCCCCCTCACAAGCAACTCCGCCTGTCTCCAG ATGCCGTGGAACACTCCCTAGACAATGGAGATGGTCCTCCCTGCCTTCAGGTGAAGCCTTGCACTCCCGAGTTTTATCAAACACACTACCAGCTG GAAATGCAAGAGAAACTTCAGAATTTTGCCCAGTTACCTGCCCACCGTGTCACTGACTCCTGCATAGTGGCGCTCCTCTCTCATGGCGTGGAGGGAGGCATCTACGGTGTGGATGGCAAACTGCTTCAG CTTCAAGAGGTTTTTCGGCTCTTTGACAACGCTAGTTGCCCAAACCTACAGAACAAGCCGAAAATGTTCTTCATCCAGGCCTGCCGTGGAG ATGAAACAGATCGTGGGGTTGACCAGCAAGACGGAAAGAACCGCGCGGGGTCCTCCGAGTGCGAGGAGAGCGATGACAGCAAGGAGATGCTGAAGACCCGACTGCCCACGCGCTCGGACATGATCTGCGGCTATGCCTGCCTCAGAG GCACCGCTGCCATGCGGAACACCAAGCGGGGCTCCTGGTACATTGAGGCCCTCACTCAAGTGTTCTCTGAGAGGGCTTGTGACACGCACGTGGCCGACATGCTTGTTACG GTGAACGCACTTATCAAGGAGCGTGAAGGCTATGCCCCCGGCACAGAGTTCCACCGGTGCAAGGAGATGTCTGAGTACTGTAGCACCCTGTGCCGGCACCTCTACCTGTTCCCGGGACACCCTCCCACGTGA
- the CASP2 gene encoding caspase-2 isoform X3, with protein sequence MAAPSAASRPCLHRKEVMAADRGRRILGVCGMHPDHQEALKKNRVVLAKQLLLSELLEHLLEKDIITLEMREHIQAKVGSFSQNVELLNLLPKRGPQAFNAFCVALRETKQGHLEDLLLTTLSDLQHAIPPLSCDNDWSLPFPMCESCPPHKQLRLSPDAVEHSLDNGDGPPCLQVKPCTPEFYQTHYQLAYRLQSRPRGLALVLSNVHFTGEKDLEFRSGGDVDHSTLVTLFKLLGYKVHVLLDQTAQEMQEKLQNFAQLPAHRVTDSCIVALLSHGVEGGIYGVDGKLLQLQEVFRLFDNASCPNLQNKPKMFFIQACRGGAIGSLGHLLLFTAATASLAL encoded by the exons ATGGCGGCGCCGAGCGCGGCCTCCCGGCCCTGTCTGCACCGAAAGGAGGTAATGGCCGCTGACAGAGGGCGCag GATACTGGGAGTGTGTGGCATGCATCCTGACCATCAGGAAGCACTAAAAAAGAACCGAGTGGTACTGGCCAAACAACTTTTGCTGAGTGAACTGTTAGAACACCTCCTAGAGAAGGACATCATCACCTTGGAAATGAGGGAGCACATTCAG gcCAAAGTGGGCAGTTTCAGCCAAAATGTGGAACTTCTCAACTTGCTGCCGAAGAGGGGTCCCCAGGCTTTTAATGCCTTCTGTGTGGCCCTGAGGGAGACCAAGCAGGGTCATCTGGAGGATCTGTTGCTCACTACCCTCTCTGATCTTCAGCATGCAATCCCACCG TTGAGCTGTGACAACGACTGGAGTCTCCCCTTCCCGATGTGTGAGTCCTGTCCCCCTCACAAGCAACTCCGCCTGTCTCCAG ATGCCGTGGAACACTCCCTAGACAATGGAGATGGTCCTCCCTGCCTTCAGGTGAAGCCTTGCACTCCCGAGTTTTATCAAACACACTACCAGCTG GCCTATAGGTTGCAGTCTCGGCCTCGTGGCCTGGCGTTGGTGCTGAGCAATGTACACTTCACTGGAGAGAAAGACCTGGAATTTCGCTCTGGAGGGGATGTGGACCACAGCACTCTGGTTACCCTTTTCAAGCTCTTAGGCTACAAAGTCCATGTTCTACTTGACCAGACTGCACAG GAAATGCAAGAGAAACTTCAGAATTTTGCCCAGTTACCTGCCCACCGTGTCACTGACTCCTGCATAGTGGCGCTCCTCTCTCATGGCGTGGAGGGAGGCATCTACGGTGTGGATGGCAAACTGCTTCAG CTTCAAGAGGTTTTTCGGCTCTTTGACAACGCTAGTTGCCCAAACCTACAGAACAAGCCGAAAATGTTCTTCATCCAGGCCTGCCGTGGAG GTGCTATCGGATCCCTTGGGCACCTCCTTCTGTTCACTGCTGCCACCGCCTCTCTTGCTCTGTAA
- the TMEM139 gene encoding transmembrane protein 139, producing MVTAESDLAGTPVASLDTIPVCLFAGAWGGAMVPRQFWGRLEKPLLFLCCASFLLGLALLGIQPDIAPVAYFFLTLGGFFLFACLLACILERGFRSMQTESSGASSNARDNEAFEVPTYEEAVVLESQCRPQELGQPPPYSSVVTPPVLEEGQPGHPEGPERARLERRVGSEGSTTSGNPGRAPISLRLRGPRAVSTAPDLQILGMPPKLEPLTPPPDYDVSFGQPDDVFFENNRTPP from the exons ATGGTTACTGCGGAATCTGACCTGGCCGGGACGCCAGTTGCTAGTTTAGACACAATACCTGTGTGTCTTTTTgcaggagcctggggaggggccaTGGTGCCAAGACAGTTTTGGGGGAGACTGGAGAAGCCGCTTCTCTTCCTGTGCTGCGCCTCCTTCCTCCTGGGGCTGGCTTTGCTGGGCATACAGCCAGACATCGCCCCTGTTGCTTATTTCTTTCTCACCTTGGGTGGCTTCTTCTTGTTTGCCTGCCTCCTGGCCTGTATTCTGGAAAGGGGGTTCCGATCCATGCAGACCGAGAGTTCGGGGGCCTCAAGCAATGCACG CGACAACGAGGCCTTTGAGGTGCCAACCTATGAAGAGGCTGTGGTGTTGGAATCACAGTGCCGCCCCCAAGAGCTGGGTCAACCACCCCCCTACAGCAGTGTTGTAACCCCTCCAGTACTTGAGGAAGGACAGCCTGGCCATCCAGAGGGGCCCGAAAGAGCTAGACTGGAAAGGCGAGTGGGCTCAGAGGGATCCACGACCTCAGGAAACCCTGGAAGAGCTCCAATCAGCCTTCGGCTTCGGGGACCCCGAGCTGTGTCCACTGCTCCTGATCTGCAGATCTTGGGGATGCCCCCCAAACTGGAGCCTCTTACCCCACCCCCTGACTATGATGTCAGCTTTGGTCAACCTGatgatgttttctttgaaaacaaccGGACACCCCCCTAA
- the GSTK1 gene encoding glutathione S-transferase kappa 1, translating into MTPAPRTLELFYDVLSPYSWLGFEVLCRYKKLWNINLQLRPSLIAAIMKDSGNQPPALLPRKAQYLQNDIRLLGQHIQVPIQFPKDFFSVILEKGSLSAMRFLTAVNLEHPKMLEKVSRELWMRVWSRDEDISEPKSILAAAEKAGMSTEQAQGLLEKISTPKVKNELRDTTNAACKYGAFGLPVTVAHLDGQTHMLFGSDRMELLAHLLGEKWMGPVPPAINAKI; encoded by the exons ATGACGCCCGCGCCGCGCACTCTGGAGCTCTTCTACGATGTGCTGTCCCCCTACTCCTGGTTGGGCTTCGAG GTCCTGTGCCGATATAAGAAGCTCTGGAACATCAACCTGCAGTTGCGCCCGAGCCTCATTGCAGCGATCATGAAAGACAGCG GAAACCAGCCGCCAGCTCTGCTTCCCCGCAAAGCCCAATACCTTCAAAATGACATCAGGCTCCTGGGACAGCATATCCAGGTTCCCATCCAGTTCCCCAAGGATTTCTTCTCTGTGATCCTTGAAAAAG GAAGTTTATCAGCCATGCGATTCCTCACTGCTGTGAACCTGGAGCACCCAAAGATGCTGGAGAAAGTGTCCAGAGAACTATGGATGCGCGTCTGGTCACGA GATGAAGACATCTCGGAGCCCAAGAGCATCCTGGCT GCTGCAGAGAAAGCTGGCATGTCTACAGAACAAGCCCAGGGACTTCTGGAAAAGATCTCAACACCAAAGGTGAAGAATGAGCTCAGGGATACCACCAACGCAGCCTGCAAATACGGG GCCTTTGGGCTGCCTGTCACCGTGGCCCATCTGGATGGCCAAACCCACATGCTGTTTGGCTCTGACCGGATGGAGTTGCTGGCACACCTGCTGG GAGAGAAGTGGATGGGCCCTGTGCCTCCAGCCATAAATGCCAAAATTTAA
- the CASP2 gene encoding caspase-2 isoform X1, whose protein sequence is MAAPSAASRPCLHRKEVMAADRGRRILGVCGMHPDHQEALKKNRVVLAKQLLLSELLEHLLEKDIITLEMREHIQAKVGSFSQNVELLNLLPKRGPQAFNAFCVALRETKQGHLEDLLLTTLSDLQHAIPPLSCDNDWSLPFPMCESCPPHKQLRLSPDAVEHSLDNGDGPPCLQVKPCTPEFYQTHYQLAYRLQSRPRGLALVLSNVHFTGEKDLEFRSGGDVDHSTLVTLFKLLGYKVHVLLDQTAQEMQEKLQNFAQLPAHRVTDSCIVALLSHGVEGGIYGVDGKLLQLQEVFRLFDNASCPNLQNKPKMFFIQACRGDETDRGVDQQDGKNRAGSSECEESDDSKEMLKTRLPTRSDMICGYACLRGTAAMRNTKRGSWYIEALTQVFSERACDTHVADMLVTVNALIKEREGYAPGTEFHRCKEMSEYCSTLCRHLYLFPGHPPT, encoded by the exons ATGGCGGCGCCGAGCGCGGCCTCCCGGCCCTGTCTGCACCGAAAGGAGGTAATGGCCGCTGACAGAGGGCGCag GATACTGGGAGTGTGTGGCATGCATCCTGACCATCAGGAAGCACTAAAAAAGAACCGAGTGGTACTGGCCAAACAACTTTTGCTGAGTGAACTGTTAGAACACCTCCTAGAGAAGGACATCATCACCTTGGAAATGAGGGAGCACATTCAG gcCAAAGTGGGCAGTTTCAGCCAAAATGTGGAACTTCTCAACTTGCTGCCGAAGAGGGGTCCCCAGGCTTTTAATGCCTTCTGTGTGGCCCTGAGGGAGACCAAGCAGGGTCATCTGGAGGATCTGTTGCTCACTACCCTCTCTGATCTTCAGCATGCAATCCCACCG TTGAGCTGTGACAACGACTGGAGTCTCCCCTTCCCGATGTGTGAGTCCTGTCCCCCTCACAAGCAACTCCGCCTGTCTCCAG ATGCCGTGGAACACTCCCTAGACAATGGAGATGGTCCTCCCTGCCTTCAGGTGAAGCCTTGCACTCCCGAGTTTTATCAAACACACTACCAGCTG GCCTATAGGTTGCAGTCTCGGCCTCGTGGCCTGGCGTTGGTGCTGAGCAATGTACACTTCACTGGAGAGAAAGACCTGGAATTTCGCTCTGGAGGGGATGTGGACCACAGCACTCTGGTTACCCTTTTCAAGCTCTTAGGCTACAAAGTCCATGTTCTACTTGACCAGACTGCACAG GAAATGCAAGAGAAACTTCAGAATTTTGCCCAGTTACCTGCCCACCGTGTCACTGACTCCTGCATAGTGGCGCTCCTCTCTCATGGCGTGGAGGGAGGCATCTACGGTGTGGATGGCAAACTGCTTCAG CTTCAAGAGGTTTTTCGGCTCTTTGACAACGCTAGTTGCCCAAACCTACAGAACAAGCCGAAAATGTTCTTCATCCAGGCCTGCCGTGGAG ATGAAACAGATCGTGGGGTTGACCAGCAAGACGGAAAGAACCGCGCGGGGTCCTCCGAGTGCGAGGAGAGCGATGACAGCAAGGAGATGCTGAAGACCCGACTGCCCACGCGCTCGGACATGATCTGCGGCTATGCCTGCCTCAGAG GCACCGCTGCCATGCGGAACACCAAGCGGGGCTCCTGGTACATTGAGGCCCTCACTCAAGTGTTCTCTGAGAGGGCTTGTGACACGCACGTGGCCGACATGCTTGTTACG GTGAACGCACTTATCAAGGAGCGTGAAGGCTATGCCCCCGGCACAGAGTTCCACCGGTGCAAGGAGATGTCTGAGTACTGTAGCACCCTGTGCCGGCACCTCTACCTGTTCCCGGGACACCCTCCCACGTGA